In a genomic window of Alcanivorax sp.:
- the dapE gene encoding succinyl-diaminopimelate desuccinylase has protein sequence MSRTLDYTKELIRRASVTPEDEGCQDWMIEKLEALGFQCETLWFEEVRNLWARRGKQGPVFAFAGHTDVVPTGDVSAWKYDPFTPTEEGDLLYGRGAADMKGSIAAMMVAIEDFVAAHPDHNGSLALLITADEEGPSVNGTVKVVEHLQARNEHIDFCLVGEPSSTDTVGDVIKNGRRGSLGARLTVKGIQGHVAYPHLARNPVHDAAPALAELAATEWDQGNDFFPATSFQISNINAGTGATNVIPGTCEVIFNFRFSTELTDALLRERTEAVLDKHGLDYDLQWTLSGQPFLTDRGALVDAAVAAIRDVTGRNTELSTAGGTSDGRFIAPTGSQVVELGPTNATIHKVDEHTSISELDTLTHIYTRLLENLML, from the coding sequence ATGTCCCGCACCCTCGACTACACCAAAGAACTCATCCGCCGCGCCTCCGTGACTCCCGAGGACGAAGGCTGTCAGGACTGGATGATTGAAAAACTCGAAGCCCTCGGTTTCCAGTGCGAAACCCTTTGGTTCGAGGAAGTGCGGAACCTGTGGGCCCGTCGTGGCAAGCAAGGGCCGGTGTTTGCCTTTGCCGGGCACACCGATGTGGTGCCCACCGGGGATGTGTCAGCCTGGAAGTACGATCCCTTCACCCCCACCGAGGAAGGCGATCTGCTTTATGGTCGCGGCGCGGCGGACATGAAAGGCTCCATCGCCGCCATGATGGTGGCCATCGAGGATTTCGTCGCCGCCCATCCGGACCACAACGGCAGCCTGGCGCTATTGATCACCGCCGATGAGGAAGGGCCGTCAGTGAACGGCACCGTCAAGGTGGTCGAACATCTGCAGGCCCGCAACGAGCACATCGACTTCTGCCTGGTGGGCGAGCCCTCGTCCACCGACACCGTGGGCGATGTGATCAAGAATGGTCGCCGTGGCTCCCTGGGCGCACGGCTCACCGTCAAAGGCATTCAGGGCCATGTGGCCTATCCGCACCTTGCCCGCAACCCGGTGCACGATGCGGCACCGGCGCTGGCCGAGCTGGCCGCCACGGAATGGGATCAGGGTAACGATTTCTTCCCGGCCACCAGTTTCCAGATTTCCAACATCAACGCCGGCACCGGTGCCACCAATGTAATTCCCGGCACCTGCGAGGTCATTTTCAACTTCCGTTTCTCCACGGAACTGACCGATGCCCTGCTGCGCGAGCGCACCGAGGCGGTCCTGGACAAACATGGCCTGGATTACGACCTGCAGTGGACTCTGTCCGGGCAGCCATTCCTCACCGATCGCGGCGCCCTGGTCGATGCCGCCGTAGCGGCCATCCGTGATGTCACCGGTCGCAACACCGAGCTGTCCACCGCCGGCGGCACCAGTGACGGACGCTTTATTGCTCCCACCGGCAGCCAGGTGGTGGAGCTGGGCCCCACCAATGCCACCATCCACAAGGTGGACGAACACACCAGTATCAGTGAACTGGATACCCTGACTCACATCTACACCCGTCTGCTCGAAAATCTGATGCTGTGA
- a CDS encoding [protein-PII] uridylyltransferase, giving the protein MTLSPALPHEQLFEALQESAQPGQYARQYLEQGQERLNQAFASTDITELVRARADLVDQVMIAAWSLFGLADRDGVALVAVGGYGRAELHPCSDVDVLVLMADSPDQSLRDCLERFVAFLWDMGLEIGHAVRTLDECVDLAREDITVATNIMEARTLGGSDTLRVQLEERTGPEHMWDSAAFFAAKWQEQVVRHKRFNDTEYNLEPDLKNAPGGLRDVQMIAWVAKRHFNADSLEALVDVGFLTAEEYGVLRKCLDYLWEVRWQLHVHTERNENRLLFDHQRQLATRLGHEDSSANLAVEHFMKGFYRVALALSVLNEMLLQLFDEVILHNEKPDQVRPLNRRFQVRNDYLEVTSPQVFEKHPSALLEAFVLMAQNPELKGIRASTVRALIYNRRQINDAFRNDPENTGLFMQLLRSPHALFSQLRRMKRYGILGKYLPEFGGIIGMMQYDLFHIYTVDAHTLLVIKNMRRLRYEDLREEFPLASEVFYRLPKPELLYAAGLYHDIAKGRGGDHSELGAEDAIAFCQRHGLTAWDGKLVAWLVRNHLTMSVTAQRKDISDPDVVYEFARKVGDLVHLDYLYVLTVADINATNPTLWNSWRASLLRQLYTETKRALRRGLNNPVDKQDWIDETRDAAMKMLTERDHDPKAIESLWANIGDEYFLRETPRDISWHTEALLDRDNPEDPLVLIRESSQSVLAGGSQIFIYTPDTRNLFSATVNALDTLGLTIMDARIITSADGFSLDTYIVLDEHGTPIGEDWPRIEQIRKTLTETLKHPERFSSTVSRRMPRRHKHFDVPTQVLISNDIVNDRTAVDIQTLDRPGLLAHIGRIFMRFELLVQNARIATLGERVEDVFFITDLDGEPVSDPALCQELQETLIKELDDKNNGNS; this is encoded by the coding sequence ATGACTCTTTCCCCTGCCCTGCCCCATGAACAACTGTTTGAGGCCCTCCAGGAAAGCGCCCAGCCGGGCCAGTATGCCCGCCAGTATCTGGAGCAGGGTCAGGAGCGCCTGAACCAGGCCTTTGCCTCCACCGACATTACCGAGCTGGTCCGCGCCCGGGCCGATCTGGTGGACCAGGTGATGATTGCCGCCTGGTCCCTGTTCGGACTCGCCGACCGGGATGGAGTGGCACTGGTGGCCGTAGGCGGCTATGGCCGGGCCGAGCTTCACCCCTGTTCTGATGTGGACGTACTGGTGTTGATGGCCGACAGTCCGGATCAGAGCCTGCGCGATTGCCTGGAGCGTTTCGTCGCTTTCCTGTGGGATATGGGCCTGGAAATCGGCCATGCGGTGCGCACTCTGGATGAATGCGTGGATCTGGCCCGGGAAGACATCACCGTTGCCACCAACATCATGGAAGCGCGCACCCTGGGAGGCAGCGACACCCTTCGCGTACAGCTGGAAGAGCGCACCGGCCCCGAGCACATGTGGGATTCAGCCGCCTTCTTCGCCGCCAAGTGGCAGGAACAGGTGGTCCGCCACAAGCGCTTCAACGACACCGAGTACAACCTGGAACCGGACCTGAAAAATGCCCCCGGCGGCCTCCGCGACGTGCAGATGATCGCCTGGGTTGCCAAACGCCACTTCAATGCCGACAGCCTGGAAGCCCTGGTAGATGTGGGTTTTCTGACCGCCGAAGAATACGGCGTACTGCGCAAGTGCCTGGATTATCTCTGGGAAGTACGCTGGCAATTGCATGTGCATACCGAGCGCAACGAAAACCGGCTGCTATTCGATCATCAACGCCAGCTCGCCACCCGTCTGGGCCACGAGGATTCCAGCGCCAATCTGGCGGTGGAGCATTTCATGAAAGGCTTCTACCGGGTGGCGCTGGCCCTGTCGGTACTCAACGAGATGCTGCTGCAGCTATTCGATGAGGTGATCCTGCACAACGAGAAGCCGGACCAGGTGCGCCCGCTCAACCGCCGCTTCCAGGTGCGCAACGACTACCTGGAAGTAACCAGCCCGCAGGTCTTCGAGAAGCACCCCAGCGCCCTGCTGGAAGCCTTTGTGCTGATGGCTCAGAACCCGGAACTGAAAGGGATACGCGCCTCCACGGTACGGGCGTTGATCTACAACCGTCGACAGATCAACGACGCGTTCCGCAACGACCCGGAAAACACCGGCCTGTTCATGCAGTTGTTGCGCAGCCCCCACGCCCTGTTCTCGCAACTGCGGCGCATGAAACGCTACGGCATTCTCGGCAAATATTTGCCGGAGTTCGGCGGCATCATCGGCATGATGCAGTACGACCTATTCCACATCTACACCGTGGATGCCCATACCCTGCTGGTCATCAAGAACATGCGCCGGCTGCGCTATGAAGACCTGCGCGAGGAATTCCCCCTGGCCAGCGAGGTGTTCTACCGCCTGCCCAAACCGGAACTGCTCTACGCTGCCGGCCTTTACCACGATATCGCCAAGGGTCGTGGCGGCGATCATTCCGAGCTGGGCGCGGAAGATGCCATTGCCTTCTGCCAGCGCCATGGGCTCACCGCCTGGGACGGCAAACTGGTGGCCTGGCTGGTGAGAAATCATCTGACCATGAGCGTGACCGCCCAGCGCAAGGACATCTCCGACCCGGACGTGGTCTACGAATTTGCCCGCAAGGTGGGGGACCTGGTGCACCTGGATTATCTCTACGTGCTGACCGTGGCCGACATCAACGCCACCAACCCCACCCTGTGGAACTCCTGGCGCGCCTCCCTGCTGCGTCAGCTCTACACAGAGACCAAGCGCGCCCTGCGCCGGGGCCTCAACAACCCGGTGGACAAACAGGACTGGATCGACGAAACCCGCGATGCGGCAATGAAGATGCTCACCGAGCGGGACCACGACCCCAAAGCTATCGAATCCCTGTGGGCGAATATCGGCGACGAATACTTCCTGCGCGAAACACCCCGGGATATTTCCTGGCATACCGAAGCCCTGCTAGACCGGGATAACCCGGAAGACCCGCTGGTGCTGATCCGCGAATCCAGCCAGAGCGTACTGGCCGGCGGCTCGCAGATCTTTATCTACACCCCGGACACCCGCAACCTGTTCAGCGCCACGGTGAACGCCCTGGACACCCTGGGCCTGACCATCATGGACGCGCGCATCATTACCAGTGCCGACGGCTTCAGCCTGGATACCTATATCGTATTGGACGAGCACGGCACCCCCATTGGCGAGGACTGGCCGCGCATCGAACAGATTCGCAAGACGCTCACCGAGACCCTGAAGCATCCGGAACGCTTCTCCTCCACGGTGAGCCGACGTATGCCTCGTCGACACAAACATTTCGATGTGCCCACCCAGGTATTGATCAGCAACGATATCGTCAACGACCGCACCGCCGTGGATATCCAGACCCTGGACCGCCCCGGCCTGCTCGCCCATATCGGCCGCATTTTCATGCGCTTTGAGTTGCTGGTGCAGAATGCCCGCATTGCCACCCTGGGCGAGCGCGTGGAAGACGTCTTCTTCATTACCGATCTCGATGGTGAACCGGTTTCCGACCCGGCCCTGTGCCAGGAACTTCAGGAAACCCTCATCAAAGAGCTCGACGACAAGAACAACGGAAACTCCTGA
- the dapD gene encoding 2,3,4,5-tetrahydropyridine-2,6-dicarboxylate N-succinyltransferase, translating into MSNFFAIALGCGTKNRNDNWLEVFYPDPALNPDDKLVEVIRDELGYQGGNAAIELTHRQVQHIAREWREAGFEHEASYAVAFQESDRPVVLTVLETDAEPASTPEAYLKLQLISHRLVKPHGVNLSGMFPLLPNVAWTNEGAVDLDELPERQLLARLNGKVLEVNSVDKFPKMTDYVVPKGVRIADTARVRLGAYVGEGTTIMHEGFINFNAGTEGPGMIEGRISAGVFVGKGSDIGGGASTMGTLSGGGNIIISLGEGCLLGANAGTGIPLGDRCTIEAGLYITSGSKVQLLDDKGEIVDTVKARDLAGQSDLLFRRNTTNGAVQCLTNKSAIALNEELHKHN; encoded by the coding sequence ATGAGCAACTTTTTCGCCATCGCCCTGGGCTGCGGCACCAAGAACCGCAACGATAACTGGCTGGAAGTGTTTTATCCGGACCCGGCCCTCAATCCGGATGACAAACTGGTGGAAGTCATTCGTGACGAACTCGGTTACCAGGGCGGCAATGCCGCCATCGAACTGACCCATCGTCAGGTGCAGCACATTGCCCGCGAATGGCGCGAAGCCGGCTTTGAACATGAAGCCAGCTATGCGGTGGCATTCCAGGAATCCGATCGTCCCGTGGTACTCACCGTGCTGGAAACCGATGCGGAGCCGGCGTCCACCCCGGAGGCCTACCTGAAACTGCAGCTGATCTCCCACCGTCTGGTGAAGCCTCACGGCGTCAACCTGTCCGGCATGTTCCCACTGCTGCCCAATGTGGCCTGGACCAACGAAGGGGCCGTAGACCTGGACGAACTTCCCGAGCGTCAGCTGCTGGCCCGTCTGAATGGCAAGGTACTGGAAGTGAACAGCGTGGACAAGTTCCCCAAGATGACCGACTACGTGGTGCCCAAGGGCGTGCGTATCGCCGATACCGCCCGCGTCCGTCTGGGCGCCTATGTGGGCGAAGGCACCACCATCATGCACGAAGGCTTCATCAACTTTAATGCCGGTACCGAAGGTCCGGGCATGATCGAAGGCCGCATCTCTGCTGGCGTTTTCGTAGGCAAGGGCTCCGATATTGGCGGTGGCGCCTCCACCATGGGCACCCTGTCCGGTGGCGGTAACATCATCATTTCCCTGGGCGAAGGCTGTCTGCTGGGCGCCAATGCTGGCACCGGCATCCCCCTGGGCGACCGCTGCACCATCGAAGCCGGCCTGTACATCACCTCCGGTTCCAAGGTACAGCTGCTGGACGACAAGGGCGAGATCGTCGACACCGTCAAGGCCCGCGACCTGGCCGGCCAGTCCGACCTGCTGTTCCGCCGCAACACCACCAATGGTGCAGTGCAGTGTCTGACCAACAAGAGCGCCATCGCCCTGAACGAAGAGCTGCACAAGCACAACTGA
- the frr gene encoding ribosome recycling factor: MIDDIRKDAESRMKKSLAALDTALKRVRTGRAHPSLLDNITVDYYGAETPLQQLGNISVEEGRTLTISPFDKSLIPQIERAIMTSDLGLNPSTSGSLIRLPLPPLTEETRRDLVKVVRAEAEQARVSVRSVRRDANSDLKELLKEKEISEDEERRGEELIQQLTDKMVVEVDRVLKEKEEELMTV, from the coding sequence GTGATTGACGATATTCGCAAAGATGCGGAATCCCGCATGAAGAAAAGTCTGGCTGCGCTGGATACCGCGCTGAAGCGTGTACGTACCGGACGTGCCCATCCCAGTCTGTTGGACAATATCACGGTGGATTACTATGGTGCGGAGACCCCATTGCAGCAGTTGGGCAATATCTCCGTAGAAGAGGGGCGGACACTGACCATCTCTCCCTTTGACAAGAGTCTGATTCCGCAGATTGAGCGGGCCATCATGACCTCCGACCTGGGCCTTAATCCGTCCACCTCTGGCAGCCTGATCCGGCTGCCGTTGCCGCCGCTGACCGAAGAAACTCGCCGGGATCTGGTCAAGGTTGTACGGGCTGAAGCCGAGCAGGCGCGGGTATCAGTGCGCAGTGTTCGCCGGGACGCCAACAGCGACCTGAAGGAGCTGCTGAAGGAAAAGGAAATTTCCGAGGATGAAGAGCGTCGCGGCGAAGAATTGATCCAGCAACTCACCGACAAGATGGTGGTGGAAGTGGATCGTGTGCTGAAAGAGAAAGAAGAGGAGTTGATGACCGTTTAG
- the dapC gene encoding succinyldiaminopimelate transaminase has translation MNPDLERLHPYPFEKLKLLFKDLPASDKSPIALSIGEPKHPSPDFVQQVLRDNSALLSRYPTTAGIPELSDAIAAWLKRRFHLNSVDAASQVLPVNGTREALFAFTQAVIDRQRQPLVLMPNPFYQIYEGATLLAGGEPLYLPCTDDTGLQPDFDAVSEDTWIRTQLLFICTPGNPTGATLTKAQLKALIQLADKYDFVIASDECYSEIYRDKPPAGLLQACAELGRDDYRRCVVFHSLSKRSNLPGLRSGFVAGDSEILKGFLRYRTYHGCAMPIHHQLASIAAWNDETHVEKNRALYREKFDAVLDILGGPLKVSAPAAGFYLWPKTPISDEEFARRLQAEQNVTVLPGRYLSRTVNGKNPGQNRVRMALVAPLEECIEGAKRIKALLDTL, from the coding sequence ATGAACCCAGATCTGGAACGGTTGCACCCTTACCCGTTTGAAAAACTGAAACTCCTGTTCAAGGATTTGCCTGCCTCGGACAAGTCGCCCATTGCCCTGTCCATTGGCGAACCCAAGCACCCCTCACCGGACTTTGTGCAACAGGTGCTGCGCGACAACAGCGCCCTGCTGTCGCGCTACCCCACCACCGCCGGCATCCCGGAACTGAGTGACGCCATTGCCGCCTGGCTCAAACGCCGCTTCCACCTCAACAGCGTGGATGCGGCCAGCCAGGTACTGCCGGTAAACGGCACCCGGGAGGCCCTGTTTGCTTTTACCCAGGCTGTCATCGACCGCCAGCGTCAACCACTGGTACTGATGCCCAACCCCTTCTACCAGATTTATGAAGGCGCCACCCTGCTGGCCGGTGGCGAGCCGTTGTACCTGCCCTGCACCGACGACACCGGCTTGCAGCCGGATTTCGATGCGGTCAGCGAAGACACCTGGATTCGTACCCAGCTGCTGTTTATCTGCACTCCCGGCAATCCCACCGGCGCCACGCTCACCAAGGCCCAACTCAAGGCCCTCATTCAGCTGGCCGACAAATACGATTTCGTGATCGCCTCGGACGAGTGCTACTCGGAAATCTACCGGGACAAGCCCCCCGCCGGCCTGCTTCAGGCCTGTGCGGAACTGGGCCGGGATGACTATCGCCGCTGCGTGGTATTCCACTCCCTGTCCAAGCGCTCCAACCTGCCAGGCCTTCGCTCCGGCTTCGTGGCCGGTGACAGCGAAATCCTCAAGGGCTTCCTGCGCTACCGCACCTATCACGGTTGTGCCATGCCCATTCACCACCAGCTGGCCAGCATCGCCGCCTGGAATGATGAAACCCACGTGGAAAAAAACCGGGCACTGTATCGGGAAAAATTCGACGCGGTACTGGACATTCTCGGCGGCCCACTTAAGGTATCCGCCCCGGCGGCGGGCTTTTACCTGTGGCCGAAAACACCGATTTCCGATGAGGAATTCGCCCGACGCCTGCAAGCGGAGCAGAATGTCACCGTGCTGCCCGGTCGCTACCTGTCCAGGACCGTCAACGGCAAAAACCCGGGGCAGAACCGGGTGCGCATGGCGTTGGTGGCACCGCTGGAAGAATGTATCGAAGGGGCGAAACGCATCAAGGCGTTGCTGGATACGCTGTAA
- the tsf gene encoding translation elongation factor Ts has translation MAAVTAAMVKELRERTGLGMMECKKALVEADGDIEKAIDDMRKSGQAKAAKKAGRTAAEGGVVVATNDANTVAVMVEINSETDFVARDDNFLGFCDKVAGAALAAGETDAAKIGELKLEDGSTVEEARQALVQKIGENIQIRRAAKLEAEGAIGAYVHGGRIGVLVALKGGDAELGKDVAMHVAAVNPMVISGDQVPAETLEKEKEIIRAQPDMEGKPAEIVEKMLGGRINKFLKEVSLLDQPFVKDPNTSVGSLVKGAGAEIIAFERLVVGEGIEKEEVDFAAEVEAAAKG, from the coding sequence ATGGCTGCTGTAACTGCTGCAATGGTTAAGGAGCTTCGCGAGCGTACCGGTCTTGGCATGATGGAGTGCAAGAAGGCGCTGGTGGAAGCGGATGGCGATATCGAAAAAGCCATTGACGACATGCGTAAGTCCGGTCAGGCCAAAGCGGCCAAGAAAGCCGGTCGTACTGCCGCGGAAGGCGGTGTTGTGGTTGCGACCAACGACGCCAACACTGTGGCTGTAATGGTAGAGATCAACTCCGAAACCGATTTCGTGGCCCGTGATGACAACTTCCTGGGTTTCTGCGACAAAGTGGCTGGCGCTGCTCTGGCCGCTGGCGAAACCGACGCTGCCAAAATCGGCGAGCTGAAGCTGGAAGATGGTTCCACCGTTGAAGAAGCCCGTCAGGCGCTGGTTCAGAAGATCGGTGAGAACATCCAGATTCGTCGTGCTGCCAAGCTGGAAGCGGAGGGTGCCATTGGTGCCTACGTTCACGGCGGCCGTATCGGCGTGCTGGTAGCCCTGAAAGGCGGCGACGCCGAGCTGGGTAAAGATGTGGCCATGCACGTGGCTGCGGTTAACCCGATGGTAATCAGCGGTGATCAGGTTCCGGCGGAAACGCTGGAAAAAGAGAAAGAGATCATCCGTGCCCAGCCGGATATGGAAGGCAAGCCGGCCGAGATCGTCGAGAAGATGCTCGGTGGCCGTATCAACAAGTTCCTGAAAGAAGTGAGCTTGCTGGACCAGCCTTTCGTGAAGGATCCCAATACTTCCGTAGGTTCCCTGGTGAAGGGTGCCGGCGCCGAGATCATCGCTTTCGAGCGTCTGGTGGTGGGCGAAGGTATTGAGAAAGAAGAAGTCGATTTCGCTGCCGAGGTAGAAGCTGCAGCCAAAGGCTGA
- the rpsB gene encoding 30S ribosomal protein S2, with protein sequence MSSVTMRDMLKAGVHFGHQTRYWNPKMNAYIFGARNKIHIINLEKTLPLFNDAMAFLNKLAASNNKILFVGTKRAAQKAVSEEAQRCGMPYVDHRWLGGMLTNWKTIRQSIKRYRELEAQFQDGTFDKLTKKEALMRKREMDKLERSIGGIKDMGGLPDALFVIDVDHEDIALQEARKLGIPVVAVVDTNSNPDGVDYVIPGNDDAIRAIQLYVKAAADTILEGKQYAQNQTGGESEFVEVADEAEGEKAEG encoded by the coding sequence ATGTCCAGCGTAACTATGCGCGATATGCTGAAGGCCGGTGTGCACTTCGGCCACCAGACCCGTTACTGGAACCCGAAGATGAATGCATACATCTTTGGCGCCCGTAACAAGATTCACATCATCAACCTGGAAAAGACCCTGCCCCTGTTCAACGACGCCATGGCGTTCCTGAACAAGCTGGCTGCCAGCAACAACAAGATCCTGTTTGTTGGTACCAAGCGTGCAGCGCAGAAAGCGGTGAGCGAAGAAGCTCAGCGTTGCGGTATGCCCTACGTTGATCACCGTTGGTTGGGCGGCATGCTCACCAACTGGAAAACCATCCGTCAGTCCATCAAGCGGTATCGCGAGCTGGAAGCCCAGTTCCAGGACGGCACCTTTGACAAGCTGACCAAGAAAGAAGCGCTGATGCGCAAGCGTGAGATGGACAAGCTCGAGCGCTCCATCGGTGGTATCAAGGACATGGGCGGTCTGCCTGATGCCCTGTTCGTGATCGACGTGGATCACGAAGACATCGCCCTGCAGGAAGCCCGCAAGCTGGGTATTCCGGTTGTAGCGGTGGTGGACACCAACTCCAACCCGGATGGCGTGGATTACGTGATCCCGGGTAACGACGACGCCATCCGTGCTATTCAGCTGTACGTGAAAGCGGCGGCCGACACCATTCTGGAAGGCAAGCAGTACGCCCAGAACCAGACCGGTGGTGAAAGCGAATTCGTCGAGGTAGCCGACGAGGCCGAAGGCGAGAAAGCCGAAGGTTGA
- the map gene encoding type I methionyl aminopeptidase, with translation MNVVIKTPEQIAKMREAGKLAAEVLEMIGEHVKAGVTTEELDRICHDHIVNKQHAIPACLGYGGAPGRIPFPKSVCTSVNHVVCHGIPNDRKALKNGDIVNIDVTVIKDGWHGDTSKMFYVGEPSVLARRLVETTRECMMAGIRMVKPGVRLGDIGHRIQKIAEGERFSVVREYCGHGIGEGFHEEPQVVHYGKPGTGLELQEGMVFTIEPMINAGKAANKLLPDNWTVVTKDRKLSAQWEHTIAVTADGYEVLTARSEETDLY, from the coding sequence ATGAATGTAGTCATCAAAACCCCCGAACAGATCGCCAAAATGCGCGAAGCGGGCAAACTGGCCGCCGAAGTCCTGGAAATGATTGGCGAGCACGTCAAGGCGGGGGTCACCACCGAGGAACTTGACCGGATCTGTCACGACCATATCGTCAACAAGCAGCATGCTATCCCCGCCTGTCTGGGCTATGGCGGCGCACCGGGCCGTATTCCGTTCCCGAAATCCGTCTGCACGTCCGTGAACCACGTGGTTTGTCATGGCATTCCCAATGACCGTAAAGCTCTCAAGAACGGCGACATCGTCAATATCGATGTCACCGTGATCAAGGATGGCTGGCACGGCGATACCTCCAAGATGTTTTATGTGGGCGAGCCCTCGGTACTGGCCCGCCGGCTGGTGGAAACCACCCGCGAGTGCATGATGGCCGGTATCCGCATGGTCAAACCCGGCGTCCGCCTGGGCGATATCGGCCACCGCATTCAGAAAATCGCGGAAGGTGAACGCTTCTCTGTAGTGCGCGAATACTGCGGCCACGGCATCGGCGAGGGATTCCATGAAGAGCCCCAGGTGGTGCATTACGGCAAGCCTGGCACGGGTCTTGAATTGCAGGAAGGCATGGTGTTCACCATCGAACCCATGATCAACGCCGGCAAGGCGGCCAACAAGCTGCTACCGGACAACTGGACCGTGGTCACCAAGGACCGCAAGCTGTCTGCCCAGTGGGAACACACCATCGCCGTCACCGCCGATGGTTATGAGGTACTGACGGCCCGCAGCGAGGAAACCGATCTGTACTGA
- the pyrH gene encoding UMP kinase — MPTNKERSPRYNRILLKLSGEALAGDEGFGIDPKVLDAISLEIGQLVGIGVQVGLVVGGGNLFRGAALQSAGLDRVAGDHMGMLATVMNGLALRDALERSNIRTRLMSAIPMSGVVEHYDHRNANRHLKNGEVVIFCAGTGNPFFTTDSAACLRGIEISADVVLKATKVDGVYNDDPQKNPAAVKYDTLTYDEVLDKKLGVMDLTAICLCRDHSMPLRVFDMNKKGALLNLMLGGSEGTLVEAG; from the coding sequence ATGCCGACGAACAAGGAGCGCTCGCCGCGCTATAACCGTATTCTGCTCAAGCTGAGCGGTGAAGCGCTGGCGGGTGACGAAGGCTTCGGGATTGATCCCAAGGTACTGGACGCGATTTCCCTGGAAATCGGCCAGCTCGTCGGTATCGGGGTCCAGGTGGGCTTGGTAGTAGGTGGTGGTAACCTGTTCCGCGGTGCGGCCTTGCAAAGCGCTGGTCTGGACCGGGTGGCGGGCGATCATATGGGTATGCTGGCTACGGTAATGAATGGGCTGGCCCTGCGCGATGCGCTGGAGAGATCCAATATCCGCACCCGTCTGATGTCGGCCATCCCCATGAGCGGGGTGGTGGAGCATTATGACCACCGCAATGCCAATCGCCATCTCAAGAATGGTGAGGTGGTAATCTTCTGTGCCGGTACCGGCAATCCTTTCTTTACCACTGATTCCGCTGCCTGCCTTCGCGGTATCGAGATCAGTGCTGATGTGGTACTAAAAGCCACCAAGGTGGATGGGGTCTATAATGATGACCCGCAGAAGAACCCGGCCGCGGTCAAATACGACACCTTGACCTACGACGAGGTGCTGGATAAAAAACTCGGGGTTATGGATCTCACGGCCATCTGTCTGTGCCGTGATCACTCCATGCCTCTGCGCGTGTTTGATATGAACAAGAAGGGCGCGCTGCTGAACCTGATGCTGGGTGGCAGCGAAGGCACCCTGGTGGAAGCCGGGTAA
- a CDS encoding ArsC family reductase yields MELTIFGIKNCDTMKKAMNWLDENGIDYHFHDYKKEGVPEQRLRQWLEALGWETVINRRGTTWRKLDDAVKESMNTEKAITVATENPSIIKRPILQNDNFILAGFKADEWKDTLN; encoded by the coding sequence ATGGAACTGACCATCTTCGGTATCAAGAACTGCGATACCATGAAGAAAGCCATGAACTGGCTGGATGAAAACGGCATCGACTATCACTTCCATGACTACAAGAAGGAAGGCGTGCCCGAGCAACGTCTTCGCCAGTGGCTGGAGGCGTTGGGCTGGGAAACCGTGATCAACCGCCGCGGCACCACCTGGCGAAAACTGGACGATGCGGTAAAAGAGTCCATGAACACGGAAAAAGCCATCACCGTGGCAACCGAGAATCCGTCCATCATCAAACGCCCGATTCTACAAAACGACAATTTCATCCTCGCCGGTTTCAAGGCCGATGAGTGGAAAGACACTTTGAATTAA